A region from the Corylus avellana chromosome ca7, CavTom2PMs-1.0 genome encodes:
- the LOC132187896 gene encoding uncharacterized protein LOC132187896, with protein MGQGQEVKTRPEPHVEIQERGEIYFFYRPKVDKEEAHSADDVQRFYIVLRPESGERAVEEKQDSDSGKEGAKKGTHKTGSGTSGNEGGHSSQEVNIEKQPLFRFIVMGRKSLPDPSKRTRPYWGFVEMATTNIEDVKNALKGDEYDTSTKGHRRNAPARAVGEGIYRILRHKPPSKKTHTHLVYKLEFPPEDERMEAQEALNIEHEGSFLIQIKNPDQHGSSSQFKGLQNKRKATFPAHLQGQFGQLRYSPADPPDYLNYEGCELLLISASDDIENELGLELKTDPSCSDLVNTFGETVSTSALFEGTWV; from the exons ATGGGACAGGGGCAAGAGGTCAAGACCAGACCTGAACCCCACGTTGAAATTCAg GAAAGAGGGGAAATATATTTCTTCTATAGGCCAAAAGTTGACAAAGAAGAAGCTCACAGTGCAGACGATGTGCAACGTTTCTATATTGTGCTGCGGCCGGAGTCCGGCGAGAGGGCCGTCGAAGAAAAGCAAGACTCAGATTCAGGCAAGGAAGGTGCAAAGAAGGGGACCCACAAAACTGGCTCCGGCACGAGTGGAAATGAAGGTGGACATAGCAGCCAG GAAGTAAACATTGAGAAGCAACCCTTGTTTCGGTTCATCGTCATGGGCCGGAAAAGCCTACCGGATCCGAGCAAGAGAACCCGACCCTACTGGGGTTTTGTGGAGATGGCCACCACCAATATAGAAGATGTGAAGAATGCTCTCAAAGGAG ATGAATATGATACTTCAACTAAGGGACACCGCCGGAATGCTCCGGCGAGAGCAGTGGGGGAAGGCATTTACCGGATTCTGAGGCACAAGCCGCCGTCCAAGAAAACCCACACCCATTTGGTCTATAAGCTTGAATTTCCACCGGAAGATGAGAGGATGGAAGCCCAGGAGGCGCTTAACATTGAACACGAAGGCTCTTTTCTGATACAAATAAAGAACCCGGATCAGCATGGCAGTAGTTCCCAGTTCAAAGGTCTACAGAACAAGCGGAAGGCCACTTTTCCGGCACACCTGCAAGGGCAGTTTGGACAACTACGCTACTCCCCTGCCGATCCGCCGGACTATTTGAACTACGAAGGATGTGAGTTGTTGCTCATATCAGCTTCGGATGACATAGAAAATGAGTTGGGTTTGGAGCTGAAGACAGATCCATCTTGTTCTGATTTGGTCAACACTTTTGGAGAGACTGTTTCTACTAGTGCCCTTTTCGAAGGCACAtgggtttga
- the LOC132187567 gene encoding glucan endo-1,3-beta-glucosidase-like, protein MALFNANNCKAFLAPIFLFGFFISGLELAGAQSVGVCNGKNGNDLPSDGEVIDLYKSNGIGRMRIYEPYSTTLDALRGSNIELIIGILNKDLQGLTNAAAATTWVQNNIRNYWPDVKFKYIAVGNEVHPGDAEAQYVLPAIQNIHNAIAVASLQDQIKVSTSIDTTLLGNSYPPSAGSFSDSANSYITAIVNFLVSNGAPLLVNVYPYFSYTGNPSQISLPYALFTSPGVVVNDGNLGYQNLFDAMVDAHYSALEKAGAPNLQIVVSESGWPSEGGDAASADNAGTYYKNLINHVKGGTPKKQGQAIETYLFAMFDENLKGPEEIEKHFGLFLPNKQNKYQITSFG, encoded by the exons ATGGCTTTATTCAATGCAAATAATTGCAAAGCCTTTCTGGCTCCCATATTTCTATTTGGTTTCTTCATATCTGGCCTCGAATTAGCag GTGCACAATCCGTTGGTGTATGCAATGGAAAAAATGGCAACGATCTACCATCTGATGGAGAAGTAATAGATTTATACAAAAGCAATGGCATCGGAAGGATGCGTATATATGAACCATATTCAACAACTCTCGACGCCCTCAGAGGATCAAACATAGAACTCATCATCGGCATCCTTAACAAGGATCTTCAGGGCCTCACTAACGCTGCAGCAGCAACAACATGGGTCCAGAACAACATAAGAAACTACTGGCCGGATGTCAAGTTCAAATACATTGCTGTCGGGAATGAAGTGCATCCTGGCGATGCTGAAGCCCAGTATGTTCTACCTGCCATACAAAACATTCATAACGCTATTGCAGTTGCCAGTTTACAGGACCAAATAAAG GTGTCAACATCTATAGACACAACATTGTTGGGCAACTCCTATCCTCCATCGGCTGGCTCATTCAGCGACAGTGCAAATTCATACATAACAGCAATTGTCAACTTCCTTGTCAGCAATGGAGCACCCCTTCTAGTTAATGTGTATCCCTACTTCAGCTATACCGGCAACCCTTCACAGATCTCCCTTCCATATGCCTTATTTACTTCACCTGGTGTGGTGGTAAATGATGGCAATCTTGGATACCAGAATCTTTTTGATGCAATGGTGGATGCTCACTACTCTGCTCTTGAGAAAGCCGGTGCGCCAAACTTGCAAATCGTGGTGTCCGAGAGCGGCTGGCCATCCGAGGGCGGTGATGCGGCTAGCGCAGATAACGCAGGCACTTACTACAAGAATTTAATTAATCATGTGAAGGGCGGGACTCCGAAGAAGCAGGGACAAGCAATAGAAACTTATTTATTTGCCATGTTTGATGAAAACCTAAAAGGACCGGAGGAAATTGAGAAACATTTTGGTCTCTTCCTCCCtaacaaacaaaacaagtaCCAAATCACCAGCTTTGGTTAA
- the LOC132187469 gene encoding receptor-like protein 7, whose amino-acid sequence MRIRLFSWLFLMLMICSLSIGFCISALSGQCLGNQQSLLLQLKNSLVFDGASSTKLVHWNQSVDCCSWEGVTCNEGRVIGLDLTNESISGGLDNSSSLFNLQYLQHLDMAYNKFSDEIPSQFDKLTNLSYLNLSNACFTRQIPIAISHLTRLVTLDLSTDYFKCKSRYALKLESPNLKMLVQNLSELMELHLDHVMISANGYEWGTALSSSLPKLRVLSLTYCLLSGPLDSSLTNLQSLSIIHLDDNNFDSPVPESFTNFKNLTSLSLSSSGLNGTFPKKIFQIPTLQTLDLSRNYRLQGSLPEFPLNGSLRMLVLCFTNFSGTLPNSIGNLKMLTLIDLSSCNFNGSIPMSMASLAQLHYLNMSNNNFVESIPSLSMSMNLTTIALYNNNLSGQITSTRWEAFVNLKFLDLRYNSLDGSIPISLFSLPSLQELGLHNNQFSGPLNELPNVSSCLLETLDLSYNNLEGPIPMSLFEIQSLRSLSLSWNNFSGSLQLNVILTMGNLSDLDLSHNSLGLASSKLKTYPHFLINQSMLSNLDLSNNQMHGEIPSWIWKLPHLNSLNLSYNDLETLDLSLLNMSSLSSLDLHSNQLQGQLLVFPEHAKYVDLSKNNFSSVIPASIGNFLTNTYFFSLSSNKCNGSIPISICSATTLVVLDLSDNLLRGTIPQCLFMMTERQGLSTPDLGVLNLCRNNLSGTIPNVFPSNCRLQTLNLNGNQLEGKLPKSLAQCTSLEVLDLGNNHIEDAFPCYLKNISMLHILVLRSNKFYGPIDCRGLNGSLSKLQIVDLAANNFTGMFPIKYFSDWKAIIDDIIEVEYVLNNLQFGRFLPVSSPNPVIGGQESGTNTYYQDVTNIYYQDVITVTMKGLEAKIVKILNIFTSLDFSCNNFDGSIPGEIGELKSLYILNLSHNAFMGQIPPSLGKLSKLESFDLSSNKLIGEIPLQLADGLIFLSVLNLSFNQLVGKIPRIKQFATFSETSYEGNIGLCGFPLKENCTPKEPRSLPPTSDETHSNSKNAIDWNFLSAELGFIFGFGIVIGPLMFWKRWRICYYKHADDIFFKMFPQLYIRIENRQRRAHKNQGRRH is encoded by the coding sequence ATGAGAATTCGACTCTTTTCATGGCTTTTCTTGATGCTCATGATATGCTCACTTTCCATCGGCTTCTGTATCTCTGCCTTGTCTGGCCAATGCCTTGGCAATCAGCAATCCTTGCTGCTCCAATTGAAGAATAGCCTCGTATTTGACGGTGCTTCATCTACAAAACTGGTGCACTGGAATCAAAGTGTCGATTGCTGTTCATGGGAAGGTGTAACTTGTAACGAGGGGCGTGTTATCGGTCTTGACCTGACCAACGAATCCATCTCGGGTGGTCTTGACAATTCAAGCAGCCTCTTCAATCTCCAGTATCTCCAACACCTGGATATGGCTTATAACAAATTCTCTGATGAGATTCCATCCCAATTTGACAAGCTCACCAACTTGAGTTATTTGAACCTATCAAACGCTTGTTTTACGAGGCAGATTCCAATTGCAATTTCGCACTTGACAAGGTTGGTTACTCTTGATTTATCTACTGATTACTTCAAATGCAAATCTCGTTATGCATTGAAACTTGAGAGTCCAAATCTAAAAATGCTGGTTCAAAACCTTTCGGAGCTTATGGAACTTCATCTTGATCATGTAATGATATCTGCAAATGGGTATGAGTGGGGCACTGCCTTATCATCTTCACTACCAAAGCTTAGAGTGTTGAGCTTAACATATTGTCTTCTTTCAGGGCCTCTTGATTCCTCATTAACGAATCTTCAGTCTCTCTCAATTATTCATCTTGATGATAACAATTTTGATTCTCCAGTTCCAGAATCttttacaaatttcaaaaatttgacatCCTTGAGTCTCTCTTCTTCTGGGTTGAATGGAACCTTTCCAAAAAAGATCTTCCAGATTCCAACACTGCAAACCCTTGACTTATCACGTAATTATCGTCTTCAGGGTTCGTTGCCAGAATTTCCTTTGAATGGATCACTTCGAATGCTGGTGCTTTGTTTCACAAACTTTTCAGGAACATTGCCAAATTCTATTGGTAACCTGAAAATGTTGACCTTAATAGATCTTTCTTCTTGCAATTTCAATGGATCAATCCCAATGTCAATGGCAAGCCTTGCACAATTGCATTATTTGAACATGTCAAACAACAATTTCGTCGAATCGATTCCATCATTAAGCATGAGCATGAATTTGACCACAATAGCCCTttacaataataatttatcaggTCAGATTACTTCCACACGGTGGGAAGCATTTGTGAATCTGAAGTTTCTTGACTTGAGGTACAATTCATTGGACGGGAGTATtccaatttctttgttttccctTCCATCATTACAAGAACTAGGACTTCACAACAACCAATTTTCTGGTCCACTCAATGAATTGCCGAACGTTTCTTCTTGTCTATTGGAAACTCTTGATTTGAGCTACAACAACTTGGAAGGGCCAATACCCATGTCTCTCTTTGAGATCCAAAGTCTTAGGAGTCTCTCACTCTCTTGGAACAACTTTAGCGGCTCCTTGCAACTTAATGTGATTTTGACTATGGGAAATCTTTCAGATCTCGATCTATCCCACAACAGCTTAGGATTGGCTTCTAGCAAATTGAAAACATATCCTCACTTCTTGATAAATCAATCCATGTTATCAAATCTAGACCTTTCAAACAACCAGATGCACGGAGAGATACCCAGTTGGATTTGGAAACTTCCTCATCTTAACTCATTGAATCTTTCTTATAACGATTTGGAGACTCTAGATTTGTCTTTACTCAACATGTCTTCTTTGAGCTCCCTAGACCTTCACTCTAACCAGCTCCAAGGGCAGCTCTTAGTTTTCCCAGAACATGCTAAATACGTGGATTTATCGAAGAATAATTTTAGCTCTGTGATACCAGCTAGTATTGGCAACTTCCTTACTAACActtatttcttctctctttcgaGTAATAAGTGCAATGGGAGTATTCCTATATCAATATGCAGTGCTACAACGCTTGTTGTTCTAGATTTGTCTGATAATTTATTGAGAGGCACAATTCCTCAATGCTTATTTATGATGACCGAGCGTCAAGGTTTGTCCACTCCAGATTTAGGGGTGCTGAATTTATGTAGAAATAACCTCAGCGGCACAATTCCTAATGTGTTTCCAAGCAATTGTCGCTTACAAACTTTAAATCTCAATGGAAATCAACTAGAAGGAAAGCTACCAAAATCTCTGGCCCAATGCACATCTTTGGAAGTTTTAGACCTTGGGAACAACCACATTGAGGATGCCTTCCCATGTTACTTGAAGAACATATCCATGTTACACATCCTTGTTCTACGatctaacaaattttatggGCCCATTGATTGTCGAGGGCTTAATGGCTCCTTGTCAAAGCTTCAAATTGTAGACCTCGCTGCAAACAATTTCACTGGTATGTTTCCAATAAAATACTTTTCGGATTGGAAGGCAATAATAGATGATATAATTGAGGTCGAATATGTGCTCAATAACCTCCAATTTGGACGTTTTTTGCCGGTGAGTAGTCCTAACCCTGTTATCGGTGGTCAAGAAAGTGGGACAAACACTTATTATCAAGATGTGACAAACATTTATTATCAAGATGTGATAACTGTTACGATGAAAGGCCTAGAGGCAAAGATAGTGAAGATCCTAAATATCTTTACCTCCCTCGATTTCTCATGCAACAATTTTGACGGGTCTATACCTGGAGAAATAGGAGAACTCAAATCATTATATATTCTCAACTTGTCGCATAATGCTTTCATGGGTCAAATCCCCCCATCTCTTGGAAAATTGAGTAAATTGGAGTCATTTGACTTGTCAAGTAACAAGCTTATAGGTGAGATTCCATTACAACTTGCAGATGGTCTTATTTTCCTATCAGTCCTTAACCTTTCATTCAATCAATTGGTGGGAAAGATTCCACGGATCAAGCAATTTGCTACATTCTCGGAAACTTCCTATGAAGGGAACATAGGATTATGTGGCTTTCCTTTGAAAGAAAACTGCACACCTAAAGAGCCAAGATCATTGCCTCCAACATCTGATGAAACTCATTCAAATTCTAAAAATGCAATTGACTGGAACTTCTTAAGTGCTGAATTGGGATTTATTTTCGGCTTTGGGATTGTTATTGGACCTCTAATGTTTTGGAAGAGGTGGAGGATATGCTACTACAAACATGCTGATGACATATTTTTCAAGATGTTCCCTCAACTATATATTAGAATAGAAAATCGTCAAAGACGAGCACACAAGAATCAAGGACGGAGGCATTAG